The following coding sequences lie in one Sorghum bicolor cultivar BTx623 chromosome 6, Sorghum_bicolor_NCBIv3, whole genome shotgun sequence genomic window:
- the LOC8073428 gene encoding pectinesterase: MAKALLGGLSAILVVAVVVGVVATVTRSGKKAGDNFNVPGDASLATSGKSVKSLCAPTLYKDSCEKTLSQATNGTENPKEIFHSVAKVALESVKTAVEQSKNIGEAKASDKMTESAREDCKKLLEDAVDDLRGMLDMAGGDIKVLFSRSDDLETWLTGVMTFMDTCIDGFVDEKLRADMHSVLRNATELSSNALAITNSLGGILKKLDLDMFKKDSRRRLLSSEQDEKGWPVWMRSPERKLLAAGNQPKPNAVVAKDGSGQFKSIQQAVDAMPKGQQGRYVIYVKAGVYDEIVMIAKDKVNIFMYGDGPKNTRVTGQKSFADGITTMKTATFSIEAAGFICKNMGFHNTAGAAKHQAVALRVQGDLAAFYNCRFDAFQDTLYVHARRQFFRNCVISGTIDFIFGNSAAVFQNCLIITRRPMDNQQNSVTAHGRTDPNMKSGIVIQNCRLVPDQKLFADRFKIPSYLGRPWKEFSRLVIMESTIADFIKPEGYMPWNGDFGIKTLFYAEYNNRGPGAGTSKRVNWPGFHVITRKDAEQFTAGPFIDGALWLKFTGTPHILGFKS, translated from the exons ATGGCAAAGGCTCTCCTAGGTGGCCTGTCGGCGATCCTCGTCGTCGCAGTGGTCGTCGGCGTGGTCGCCACCGTCACTCGCTCCGGCAAGAAGGCCGGCGACAACTTCAACGTCCCGGGGGATGCCTCCCTTGCCACGTCCGGCAAGTCGGTCAAGTCCCTGTGCGCGCCCACGCTGTACAAGGATTCGTGCGAGAAGACGCTCTCCCAGGCCACCAATGGAACCGAGAACCCCAAGGAGATCTTCCACAGCGTCGCCAAGGTGGCGCTGGAGTCGGTGAAGACGGCGGTGGAGCAGTCCAAGAACATCGGCGAGGCCAAGGCCAGCGACAAGATGACAGAGAGCGCGCGCGAGGACTGCAAGAAGCTCCTCGAGGACGCCGTGGACGACCTCAGGGGCATGCTGGATATGGCCGGCGGCGACATCAAGGTGCTCTTCAGCCGGTCCGACGACCTCGAGACGTGGCTCACGGGCGTGATGACGTTCATGGACACCTGCATCGACGGCTTCGTGGACGAGAAGCTCAGGGCCGACATGCACTCGGTGCTGCGCAACGCCACCGAGCTCAGCAGCAACGCGCTCGCCATCACCAACAGCCTCGGCGGGATCCTGAAGAAGCTGGACCTCGACATGTTCAAGAAGGACTCGCGGCGCCGGCTGCTGTCGTCGGAGCAGGACGAGAAGGGGTGGCCCGTGTGGATGAGGTCGCCGGAGAGGAAGCTGCTGGCGGCGGGCAACCAGCCTAAGCCGAACGCCGTGGTGGCCAAGGACGGCAGCGGGCAGTTCAAGAGCATCCAGCAGGCCGTGGACGCCATGCCCAAGGGCCAGCAGGGGAGGTACGTCATCTACGTGAAGGCCGGTGTCTACGACGAGATCGTCATGATCGCCAAGGACAAGGTCAACATCTTCATGTACGGCGACGGGCCCAAGAATACCCGCGTGACCGGCCAGAAGAGCTTCGCCGACGGCATCACCACCATGAAGACCGCCACCTTCT CCATCGAGGCGGCCGGGTTCATCTGCAAGAACATGGGGTTCCACAACACGGCCGGCGCGGCGAAGCACCAGGCGGTGGCGCTCCGCGTCCAGGGCGACCTCGCGGCGTTCTACAACTGCAGGTTCGACGCGTTCCAGGACACGCTGTACGTGCACGCCAGGCGGCAGTTCTTCCGCAACTGCGTCATCTCCGGCACCATCGACTTCATCTTCGGCAACTCGGCGGCGGTGTTCCAGAACTGCCTCATCATCACGCGGCGGCCCATGGACAACCAGCAGAACTCGGTGACGGCGCACGGGCGCACGGACCCCAACATGAAGTCCGGGATCGTCATCCAGAACTGCCGGCTGGTGCCCGACCAGAAGCTCTTCGCCGACCGCTTCAAGATCCCCTCGTACCTGGGCCGTCCATGGAAGGAGTTCTCGCGCCTCGTCATCATGGAGAGCACCATCGCCGACTTCATCAAGCCGGAGGGGTACATGCCCTGGAACGGCGACTTCGGCATCAAGACGCTCTTCTACGCCGAGTACAACAACCGCGGGCCCGGCGCCGGCACCAGCAAGAGGGTCAACTGGCCTGGGTTCCACGTCATCACCCGGAAGGACGCCGAGCAGTTCACCGCCGGGCCGTTCATCGACGGCGCGCTGTGGCTCAAGTTCACCGGCACGCCGCACATCCTCGGGTTCAAGTCCTAA